A window of Paenibacillus phoenicis genomic DNA:
CAGCACAGCACGGAGCAGGCACATTGCGATTAGATCAGTCCGCAAAGGGAAGCAGCAGGCGGCGGGCTTTAGCTTCTGCTACGCCCCAATTTGGTGCGCAGCAGGCGCACCGCGCTCAGCTCGCCAGCGCCTCCGCCTTTGGCTCTGGCCGCTGTGCTGGCTGGCGGCTTAGCGGTACGGCGCAGCCGGCGCTTGACCTCGCTTGGCTTCATGTCCGGCTTCATGGCCAGCAGCAAGGCCACGGCACCGCTCACATGGGAAGTTGCCATGGAGGTGCCGCTCATTTCGCGGTAACCGCCGCCCAGCCAGGCTGAGCTGATTTTTTCGCCGGGGGCGTAAATATCGATATTGGGACCGTAGTTGCTGAAGGAGGCGATTTTGCCATCCTTGCCGGTCGCGCCTACAGAGATCGTTTGCGGGTAGCGGGCCGGGTAATCGCAGCCGCGGCCCTTTTTGTCGTTCCCCGAGGACGCGACAACGACGATGCCTGCGTTATAGGCTTTGCGGATAATATTTTGCAGTGAGGCACTGTTGCTCTTCATGCCAAAGCTCATATTTACGATGTGCATCCGGTTGCGTACGCACCAGTCGATGCCCAAAATGATGTCAGAAACGAAGGCGGAGCCATTATGATCAAACGCCTTCACCGGAAAAATCAAAGAACGCGGGGCCACGCCCATCATCCCTTGAGATCCGCCGGAGGCCGCGATGGTTCCGGCGATATGCGTGCCGTGTCCGTTATCGTCGTATGGTAAGCTGATCCGATTCAAGAGATTAATCCCCCGGGCCAAAGAATGGCGAAGATCCGGATGGTTGAAATCGGCTCCCGTATCAATCACGCCGATACGGACCCTGTAGCCTGTGGACACGGACCAGGTTTCCGGGGCGCCGATTCGCCGTACCCCCCAA
This region includes:
- a CDS encoding S8 family peptidase, whose translation is MDYSGFLRFLNDHVDASGKSGRIIIRFAHPAEFAECVRQLLKHKRQHPALRHIRTSSLLQALICPLGLRGEVARSRFGLWVEEDSLVSVHSPAPANKGQTPSIPWGVRRIGAPETWSVSTGYRVRIGVIDTGADFNHPDLRHSLARGINLLNRISLPYDDNGHGTHIAGTIAASGGSQGMMGVAPRSLIFPVKAFDHNGSAFVSDIILGIDWCVRNRMHIVNMSFGMKSNSASLQNIIRKAYNAGIVVVASSGNDKKGRGCDYPARYPQTISVGATGKDGKIASFSNYGPNIDIYAPGEKISSAWLGGGYREMSGTSMATSHVSGAVALLLAMKPDMKPSEVKRRLRRTAKPPASTAARAKGGGAGELSAVRLLRTKLGRSRS